The following proteins come from a genomic window of Thiothrix winogradskyi:
- a CDS encoding porin: MQNTLRITLVAAAIAAVCATPAMAADDLQALKAQMETMQKRIAELETKQSAAPVAKAEKSAKGDKSDKGDSKEEGWIANSKAMNLYGRVGLSVDNKSGDITNEGTTLNSNASLLGVKGTLPSGYGETDVIYQMELEYDTTNSTTDSTGKQRDVLLREAYAGVKSDKMGTLRAGRLSTGYKGSLTTIDPWLDTAMQSRNGGRQGSSELHSNYFNNTLMYETPKLGSGVKANVWYATNTDNTQLNNAGSLVNFKGGSATGLGVKYKNKAVFLAADMIDMNADNVSSGVTNGSGWQVAAQYKPDKVGVAALYEDVDELGFGKNTYVNATYDATPKTTLVAAYGKNEGRVPNGNKDWDNWSIGVQQKIHKKSQLFAAYNSRKDSADLEENTITIGTKINFGD; encoded by the coding sequence ATGCAAAATACATTACGCATTACGTTGGTAGCGGCTGCCATTGCCGCTGTGTGTGCTACGCCCGCGATGGCGGCAGATGACCTGCAAGCCCTGAAAGCACAAATGGAAACCATGCAAAAACGCATTGCCGAGTTGGAAACCAAGCAAAGTGCTGCCCCGGTTGCCAAAGCGGAAAAGAGTGCAAAAGGTGACAAAAGTGATAAAGGCGACAGCAAAGAGGAAGGCTGGATTGCCAATTCCAAGGCCATGAATCTTTACGGGCGGGTCGGTTTGAGTGTTGACAACAAATCTGGTGACATTACCAATGAAGGTACAACCCTAAACAGCAACGCCTCCCTGTTGGGTGTGAAAGGGACACTCCCTTCCGGTTACGGTGAAACCGATGTCATTTATCAGATGGAACTGGAATATGACACCACTAACAGCACGACTGACAGCACGGGTAAACAACGCGATGTCTTGCTACGTGAAGCCTATGCAGGTGTGAAAAGTGACAAGATGGGAACACTACGGGCGGGTCGCCTGAGCACCGGCTACAAAGGTTCGTTGACAACCATTGACCCGTGGCTGGATACCGCCATGCAATCCCGCAACGGTGGTCGCCAAGGCTCATCTGAATTGCACTCAAATTATTTCAACAATACCCTCATGTATGAGACACCAAAACTGGGATCAGGGGTAAAGGCCAATGTCTGGTATGCAACCAATACTGACAACACCCAATTGAATAACGCTGGTTCATTAGTCAATTTCAAGGGTGGCAGTGCAACAGGTCTTGGCGTGAAATACAAGAACAAGGCCGTTTTCCTTGCCGCCGACATGATTGACATGAATGCCGATAATGTTTCCAGTGGCGTTACGAATGGTTCTGGTTGGCAAGTTGCCGCCCAATACAAACCCGATAAAGTGGGCGTAGCAGCCTTGTATGAAGATGTGGATGAATTAGGCTTTGGGAAAAACACCTATGTCAATGCTACCTACGATGCCACGCCAAAAACCACGCTAGTAGCGGCTTATGGCAAAAACGAAGGCCGCGTCCCCAATGGCAACAAAGACTGGGATAACTGGAGTATCGGCGTCCAACAAAAAATCCACAAGAAATCACAACTCTTCGCCGCTTACAACAGCCGCAAGGATTCCGCTGATCTGGAAGAAAATACCATCACCATCGGTACTAAAATCAACTTTGGTGATTAA